TTCGTGATTGATTACTTCTCCAATATTAGGACGTAAAATGATATCAAAAAATAAAAGGTGCTATCCCCATAGGGTGGCACCTTTTATTTTTCACTCTTCTCTAATTCTATTTCAGCTAAAAGCGGCAAAACATTATCAAAAATATGCGTATTGTTATTTTCGCCTGTTACATATCCACCGTAATATCTACTAAATACGTTGTCATTTCGGAATGTGGCCATATGATCATACAATTCCTTCGCAAACTTTGTATCACCTGTTTGTAGTACGTACAAAATCGTTAGTCCATACGCGGCCGGCGATTCATAATTCACAGTTTGTTTTCCCGTTTCTAAATTGTAACGACCGTATAGCTTTCCATCCTCCTGGAACTTCTTCTTTATAAATTCCAAATAAGCAGCTGATGAAAGACCACCTAAACTTCGATGATATGCAACGTATGATTGGTCAATAAGATTCACTTCTTTATCGTACGTAAATGTACCATCTTCTTTATACTCTTTTGGGAATGCCCAGCCATGCCTTGGATAATCTGCTAAAAATTGAACGACTTCCTGATATTGCTGAGCAGAAACTTTGCCGTACTTCTTCATATAGGAGAATGCACGCGGATTTATGTATGATGTTGTTACAAAATTATTTTGTTTCCCTGCATCTGCATCATAATAATCAACATAATAATTATCTTTTTTATTATAACGAAGTACAGCATCACTTAATTGATCGGCAAGGTTTTTATAACGCTCTTCCTTATACATTTCATAAGCACGATATAATTGTTCTATAATACGAAGATCATCTATAAGTGCATTTGTAGCTGACTGCCTCTCTCCCTTTTCAGAGAGTTTCCATAAAACGATATGATTCTTATATATGAAATTATCTTGAATAACCTTTACTTGCTCATCAAATAACGCCTGATCATCTTTATCAAGTGTATACTGTAACCATAATCCCGCCGATTCTGATAAAGCTTCGCGTCCCTTAGCTTCACCCGTACCTGCCTTAGTATCTACTAAACGATACGTGGCAAGTGTTCCATTGTCATTCACCATATGTCTTAAAATAAAATTTTCTGTACGGTTTCCTTGTAAAGCTGACCAAAATACAATTCCACCTAAAGCGATTAAGAAGATAACTCCAATCCCTATATATAAACGTTTCCGCAATCTTTTCACCTCCCTAGTAAGGCTAACCTTAATTTTATCAGAACATACATAAATTTAAAAAAGACAATCTATTAGATTGTCTCCCGCATTTCTATCCCCCGCAAACCTCTTTAGAAGGTTTATATAGCGATTGTACAAGTCGATCATATTCACGACGTGTAATTTCTTTATTATATAGCTTCAATAATAAATCTCTATGCTCTTTTGAAAATGCCATCTTTTTAATGACTTCAGGATACATAAAACACCCTCTCCATTTCACATAAACTTCTTGATTCCGAAAAAAAGAACTTATGTTCGCATAAAAGATTATAAAAGATTCCTGAGCAAAAAACAAACAAAACATGACCAACTATTTATTTCTTTCTATTCAAAATATTACAACATTATATTATCATATTCACTTTTTAAATACATATATATTTTTGGTAGTTTTTTTGAATAAATCTTCCAATTCAATCAGAAAATAATGGCAAAAAAGAAGAGGAGTTTACATATGGATACGGTAACATTAGCAAGAGCATTTTTTGGTTCTTCATTAGCATTCCACATTATCTTTGCAACACTTGGTGTCGGTCTTTCATTGATGATTTTTATAAGCGAAATACTCTATCACTGGAAGAAAGACTCCGACTATGCCATTATGGCGAAAAGATGGACAAAGGCGTTTGCTATTCTTCTCGGTGTAGCAATTCCAACTGGAACAATTGTTGGTGTGCAAATCTCACTTCTTTGGCCTGGTTTCGCCAAAATTGTTGGGCAAGTTATTTCTGTTCCCTTCCAAATTGAGATTTTCGCCTTCTTTTTGGAGGCTTTATTCATGTCGATTTACGTATATGCAGCTGATAAACTTCCTCCATTTATGAGATTAATCTCGCTATTTTTCGTCATGCTTGGTGCCACGGCATCCGCCGTGCTCATTACATCAGCAAATACATGGATGAATACACCAGCAGGCTTTTCAATGAATCCAGATGGATCTGTTTTTAACGTTGATCCGTGGAAAGCTTTCTTTAATCCAAGTTTTGGCACAAGTGCATTCCATGTTGTTATTACGGCTTATGCAACTGGTGCGGCTGTCATTGCTTCTATCGCTGGATTTAAATTATTGAAGAAAAATTTAAGTACACGTGAAATTGCTTATCATAAAAAAGGGCTACTATTAGGGCTTGTCGTTACATTTATTACAGGCGCTACGATGTGGCTTTCAGGACATGAATCAGCGATCGCCTTACATAAACACTCACCTGAAAAACTTGCATCTGCTGAAGCTTTATTTGAAACGACATCACACGCACCGCTATCCATTGGCGGAGTTGTGGATCCCAATACACTTGAACTAAACTATGCACTTGAAATTCCCAACATGCTTAGCTTATTAGTGGGATTAGACCCTAGCACTGTCGTAAAAGGTCTAAAGGAATTTCCCCAAGAAACATGGCCACCATTTTATACACATACACTATTCAACTTAATGGTCGGCACCGCTGCGTTTACCTTTGCAGTTGCAGCAATTGCGCTCTTATATTGGTACTTCGTTTACCGAAAAAAGGGAACAGAACTACCGAAGTGGCTACTTTGGGGGGCTGCCGCATGCGGACCAATTATGATGCTCGGTATTGAATTCGGATGGATTTTCAGTTGTAGCGGTCGTCAACCATGGACAATTTATGGTATGCAACGTACCGTCGATGCATCTACACGCGCCGATTTCGTCGGTCCTTTATTTGTTTTGTTCATCATTTTATATATTGGACTCGCTATTTTAACAGTCATTGTTCTACGGACATTCTTTAGAAGACATCCATTAAAGAATGATTTACAACACCAAGGAGGCGATTCTCATGCATGAGGAAAGTATTGCAATCATCATCTTATGGGCCCTTATTTTCGTATACAGTATACTAGGGTCCATCGATTTTGGAGCTGGTTTTTGGGGCATGGTATACGCAAAACATCCGACGCTCGCTGCTAAACTTGCGAATCGGTACTTATCACCAACTTGGGAGGTAACAAATACGTTTCTC
This DNA window, taken from Bacillus cereus ATCC 14579, encodes the following:
- the cydA gene encoding cytochrome ubiquinol oxidase subunit I, with translation MDTVTLARAFFGSSLAFHIIFATLGVGLSLMIFISEILYHWKKDSDYAIMAKRWTKAFAILLGVAIPTGTIVGVQISLLWPGFAKIVGQVISVPFQIEIFAFFLEALFMSIYVYAADKLPPFMRLISLFFVMLGATASAVLITSANTWMNTPAGFSMNPDGSVFNVDPWKAFFNPSFGTSAFHVVITAYATGAAVIASIAGFKLLKKNLSTREIAYHKKGLLLGLVVTFITGATMWLSGHESAIALHKHSPEKLASAEALFETTSHAPLSIGGVVDPNTLELNYALEIPNMLSLLVGLDPSTVVKGLKEFPQETWPPFYTHTLFNLMVGTAAFTFAVAAIALLYWYFVYRKKGTELPKWLLWGAAACGPIMMLGIEFGWIFSCSGRQPWTIYGMQRTVDASTRADFVGPLFVLFIILYIGLAILTVIVLRTFFRRHPLKNDLQHQGGDSHA